One part of the Symphalangus syndactylus isolate Jambi chromosome 1, NHGRI_mSymSyn1-v2.1_pri, whole genome shotgun sequence genome encodes these proteins:
- the GRP gene encoding gastrin-releasing peptide isoform X9, with amino-acid sequence MLVKRAGYLLSCHTRHLMGKKSTGESSSVSERGSLKQQLREYIRWEEAARNLLGLIEAKENRNHQPPQPKALGNQQPSWDSEDSSNFKDVGSKGKVGRLSAPGSQREGRNPPAEPAMTMMASLKGEKQNA; translated from the exons ATGCTTGTGAAAAGGGCCGGCTATCTTCTGTCTTGTCATACAA GGCACTTAATGGGGAAAAAGAGCACAGGGGAGTCTTCTTCTGTTTCTGAGAGAGGGAGCCTGAAGCAGCAGCTGAGAGAATACATCAGGTGGGAAGAAGCTGCAAGGAATTTGCTGGGCCTCATAGAAGCAAAGGAGAACAGAAACCACCAGCCACCTCAACCCAAGGCCCTGGGCAATCAGCAGCCTTCATGGGATTCAGAGGATAGCAGCAACTTCAAAGATGTAGGTTCAAAAGGCAAAG TTGGTAGACTCTCTGCTCCAGGTTCTCAACGTGAAGGAAGGAACCCCCCAGCTGAACCAGCAATGACAATGATGGCCTCtctcaaaggagaaaaacaaaacgcCTAA
- the GRP gene encoding gastrin-releasing peptide isoform X1, producing the protein MRGSKLPLVLLALLLSLAPRGRAVPLPAGGGTVLTKMYPRGNHWAVGHLMGKKSTGESSSVSERGSLKQQLREYIRWEEAARNLLGLIEAKENRNHQPPQPKALGNQQPSWDSEDSSNFKDVGSKGKVGRLSAPGSQREGRNPPAEPAMTMMASLKGEKQNA; encoded by the exons ATGCGCGGCAGCAAGCTCCCGCTGGTCCTGCTGGCGCTGCTCCTCTCCCTGGCGCCCCGGGGGCGAGCGGTCCCGCTGCCTGCGGGCGGAGGGACCGTGCTGACCAAGATGTACCCGCGCGGCAACCACTGGGCGGTGG GGCACTTAATGGGGAAAAAGAGCACAGGGGAGTCTTCTTCTGTTTCTGAGAGAGGGAGCCTGAAGCAGCAGCTGAGAGAATACATCAGGTGGGAAGAAGCTGCAAGGAATTTGCTGGGCCTCATAGAAGCAAAGGAGAACAGAAACCACCAGCCACCTCAACCCAAGGCCCTGGGCAATCAGCAGCCTTCATGGGATTCAGAGGATAGCAGCAACTTCAAAGATGTAGGTTCAAAAGGCAAAG TTGGTAGACTCTCTGCTCCAGGTTCTCAACGTGAAGGAAGGAACCCCCCAGCTGAACCAGCAATGACAATGATGGCCTCtctcaaaggagaaaaacaaaacgcCTAA
- the GRP gene encoding gastrin-releasing peptide isoform X12 — protein MRMLSAHIYRLGHLMGKKSTGESSSVSERGSLKQQLREYIRWEEAARNLLGLIEAKENRNHQPPQPKALGNQQPSWDSEDSSNFKDVGSKGKVGRLSAPGSQREGRNPPAEPAMTMMASLKGEKQNA, from the exons ATGAGGATGCTGTCAGCACACATTTACAGGCTTG GGCACTTAATGGGGAAAAAGAGCACAGGGGAGTCTTCTTCTGTTTCTGAGAGAGGGAGCCTGAAGCAGCAGCTGAGAGAATACATCAGGTGGGAAGAAGCTGCAAGGAATTTGCTGGGCCTCATAGAAGCAAAGGAGAACAGAAACCACCAGCCACCTCAACCCAAGGCCCTGGGCAATCAGCAGCCTTCATGGGATTCAGAGGATAGCAGCAACTTCAAAGATGTAGGTTCAAAAGGCAAAG TTGGTAGACTCTCTGCTCCAGGTTCTCAACGTGAAGGAAGGAACCCCCCAGCTGAACCAGCAATGACAATGATGGCCTCtctcaaaggagaaaaacaaaacgcCTAA
- the GRP gene encoding gastrin-releasing peptide isoform X3 produces the protein MRGSKLPLVLLALLLSLAPRGRAVPLPAGGGTVLTKMYPRGNHWAVGHLMGKKSTGESSSVSERGSLKQQLREYIRWEEAARNLLGLIEAKENRNHQPPQPKALGNQQPSWDSEDSSNFKDVGSKGKGSQREGRNPPAEPAMTMMASLKGEKQNA, from the exons ATGCGCGGCAGCAAGCTCCCGCTGGTCCTGCTGGCGCTGCTCCTCTCCCTGGCGCCCCGGGGGCGAGCGGTCCCGCTGCCTGCGGGCGGAGGGACCGTGCTGACCAAGATGTACCCGCGCGGCAACCACTGGGCGGTGG GGCACTTAATGGGGAAAAAGAGCACAGGGGAGTCTTCTTCTGTTTCTGAGAGAGGGAGCCTGAAGCAGCAGCTGAGAGAATACATCAGGTGGGAAGAAGCTGCAAGGAATTTGCTGGGCCTCATAGAAGCAAAGGAGAACAGAAACCACCAGCCACCTCAACCCAAGGCCCTGGGCAATCAGCAGCCTTCATGGGATTCAGAGGATAGCAGCAACTTCAAAGATGTAGGTTCAAAAGGCAAAG GTTCTCAACGTGAAGGAAGGAACCCCCCAGCTGAACCAGCAATGACAATGATGGCCTCtctcaaaggagaaaaacaaaacgcCTAA
- the GRP gene encoding gastrin-releasing peptide isoform X7: MLVKRAGYLLSCHTSEQGCLGIPGHLMGKKSTGESSSVSERGSLKQQLREYIRWEEAARNLLGLIEAKENRNHQPPQPKALGNQQPSWDSEDSSNFKDVGSKGKVGRLSAPGSQREGRNPPAEPAMTMMASLKGEKQNA, encoded by the exons ATGCTTGTGAAAAGGGCCGGCTATCTTCTGTCTTGTCATACAAGTGAGCAGGGCTGCCTGGGAATACCAG GGCACTTAATGGGGAAAAAGAGCACAGGGGAGTCTTCTTCTGTTTCTGAGAGAGGGAGCCTGAAGCAGCAGCTGAGAGAATACATCAGGTGGGAAGAAGCTGCAAGGAATTTGCTGGGCCTCATAGAAGCAAAGGAGAACAGAAACCACCAGCCACCTCAACCCAAGGCCCTGGGCAATCAGCAGCCTTCATGGGATTCAGAGGATAGCAGCAACTTCAAAGATGTAGGTTCAAAAGGCAAAG TTGGTAGACTCTCTGCTCCAGGTTCTCAACGTGAAGGAAGGAACCCCCCAGCTGAACCAGCAATGACAATGATGGCCTCtctcaaaggagaaaaacaaaacgcCTAA
- the GRP gene encoding gastrin-releasing peptide isoform X11 yields the protein MGWDSKDMAYKEKGHLMGKKSTGESSSVSERGSLKQQLREYIRWEEAARNLLGLIEAKENRNHQPPQPKALGNQQPSWDSEDSSNFKDVGSKGKVGRLSAPGSQREGRNPPAEPAMTMMASLKGEKQNA from the exons ATGGGCTGGGACAGCAAAGATATGGCCTACAAAGAGAAAG GGCACTTAATGGGGAAAAAGAGCACAGGGGAGTCTTCTTCTGTTTCTGAGAGAGGGAGCCTGAAGCAGCAGCTGAGAGAATACATCAGGTGGGAAGAAGCTGCAAGGAATTTGCTGGGCCTCATAGAAGCAAAGGAGAACAGAAACCACCAGCCACCTCAACCCAAGGCCCTGGGCAATCAGCAGCCTTCATGGGATTCAGAGGATAGCAGCAACTTCAAAGATGTAGGTTCAAAAGGCAAAG TTGGTAGACTCTCTGCTCCAGGTTCTCAACGTGAAGGAAGGAACCCCCCAGCTGAACCAGCAATGACAATGATGGCCTCtctcaaaggagaaaaacaaaacgcCTAA
- the GRP gene encoding gastrin-releasing peptide isoform X8 — protein MRGSKLPLVLLALLLSLAPRGRAVPLPAGGGTVLTKMYPRGNHWAVGHLMGKKSTGESSSVSERGSLKQQLREYIRWEEAARNLLGLIEAKENRNHQPPQPKALGNQQPSWDSEDSSNFKDVLNVKEGTPQLNQQ, from the exons ATGCGCGGCAGCAAGCTCCCGCTGGTCCTGCTGGCGCTGCTCCTCTCCCTGGCGCCCCGGGGGCGAGCGGTCCCGCTGCCTGCGGGCGGAGGGACCGTGCTGACCAAGATGTACCCGCGCGGCAACCACTGGGCGGTGG GGCACTTAATGGGGAAAAAGAGCACAGGGGAGTCTTCTTCTGTTTCTGAGAGAGGGAGCCTGAAGCAGCAGCTGAGAGAATACATCAGGTGGGAAGAAGCTGCAAGGAATTTGCTGGGCCTCATAGAAGCAAAGGAGAACAGAAACCACCAGCCACCTCAACCCAAGGCCCTGGGCAATCAGCAGCCTTCATGGGATTCAGAGGATAGCAGCAACTTCAAAGAT GTTCTCAACGTGAAGGAAGGAACCCCCCAGCTGAACCAGCAATGA
- the GRP gene encoding gastrin-releasing peptide isoform X6 gives MRGSKLPLVLLALLLSLAPRGRAVPLPAGGGTVLTKMYPRGNHWAVGHLMGKKSTGESSSVSERGSLKQQLREYIRWEEAARNLLGLIEAKENRNHQPPQPKALGNQQPSWDSEDSSNFKDLVDSLLQVLNVKEGTPQLNQQ, from the exons ATGCGCGGCAGCAAGCTCCCGCTGGTCCTGCTGGCGCTGCTCCTCTCCCTGGCGCCCCGGGGGCGAGCGGTCCCGCTGCCTGCGGGCGGAGGGACCGTGCTGACCAAGATGTACCCGCGCGGCAACCACTGGGCGGTGG GGCACTTAATGGGGAAAAAGAGCACAGGGGAGTCTTCTTCTGTTTCTGAGAGAGGGAGCCTGAAGCAGCAGCTGAGAGAATACATCAGGTGGGAAGAAGCTGCAAGGAATTTGCTGGGCCTCATAGAAGCAAAGGAGAACAGAAACCACCAGCCACCTCAACCCAAGGCCCTGGGCAATCAGCAGCCTTCATGGGATTCAGAGGATAGCAGCAACTTCAAAGAT TTGGTAGACTCTCTGCTCCAGGTTCTCAACGTGAAGGAAGGAACCCCCCAGCTGAACCAGCAATGA
- the GRP gene encoding gastrin-releasing peptide isoform X2 codes for MRGSKLPLVLLALLLSLAPRGRAVPLPAGGGTVLTKMYPRGNHWAVGHLMGKKSTGESSSVSERGSLKQQLREYIRWEEAARNLLGLIEAKENRNHQPPQPKALGNQQPSWDSEDSSNFKDLMLTAVLEGRCYYSLHFRDSLLQVLNVKEGTPQLNQQ; via the exons ATGCGCGGCAGCAAGCTCCCGCTGGTCCTGCTGGCGCTGCTCCTCTCCCTGGCGCCCCGGGGGCGAGCGGTCCCGCTGCCTGCGGGCGGAGGGACCGTGCTGACCAAGATGTACCCGCGCGGCAACCACTGGGCGGTGG GGCACTTAATGGGGAAAAAGAGCACAGGGGAGTCTTCTTCTGTTTCTGAGAGAGGGAGCCTGAAGCAGCAGCTGAGAGAATACATCAGGTGGGAAGAAGCTGCAAGGAATTTGCTGGGCCTCATAGAAGCAAAGGAGAACAGAAACCACCAGCCACCTCAACCCAAGGCCCTGGGCAATCAGCAGCCTTCATGGGATTCAGAGGATAGCAGCAACTTCAAAGAT CTTATGCTCACAGCAGTCTTAGAAGGAAGATGCTATTATTCTCTCCATTTTAGAG ACTCTCTGCTCCAGGTTCTCAACGTGAAGGAAGGAACCCCCCAGCTGAACCAGCAATGA
- the GRP gene encoding gastrin-releasing peptide isoform X4: protein MRGSKLPLVLLALLLSLAPRGRAVPLPAGGGTVLTKMYPRGNHWAVGHLMGKKSTGESSSVSERGSLKQQLREYIRWEEAARNLLGLIEAKENRNHQPPQPKALGNQQPSWDSEDSSNFKDVGSKGKDSLLQVLNVKEGTPQLNQQ from the exons ATGCGCGGCAGCAAGCTCCCGCTGGTCCTGCTGGCGCTGCTCCTCTCCCTGGCGCCCCGGGGGCGAGCGGTCCCGCTGCCTGCGGGCGGAGGGACCGTGCTGACCAAGATGTACCCGCGCGGCAACCACTGGGCGGTGG GGCACTTAATGGGGAAAAAGAGCACAGGGGAGTCTTCTTCTGTTTCTGAGAGAGGGAGCCTGAAGCAGCAGCTGAGAGAATACATCAGGTGGGAAGAAGCTGCAAGGAATTTGCTGGGCCTCATAGAAGCAAAGGAGAACAGAAACCACCAGCCACCTCAACCCAAGGCCCTGGGCAATCAGCAGCCTTCATGGGATTCAGAGGATAGCAGCAACTTCAAAGATGTAGGTTCAAAAGGCAAAG ACTCTCTGCTCCAGGTTCTCAACGTGAAGGAAGGAACCCCCCAGCTGAACCAGCAATGA
- the GRP gene encoding gastrin-releasing peptide isoform X10, with protein MRGSKLPLVLLALLLSLAPRGRAVPLPAGGGTVLTKMYPRGNHWAVGHLMGKKSTGESSSVSERGSLKQQLREYIRWEEAARNLLGLIEAKENRNHQPPQPKALGNQQPSWDSEDSSNFKDTLCSRFST; from the exons ATGCGCGGCAGCAAGCTCCCGCTGGTCCTGCTGGCGCTGCTCCTCTCCCTGGCGCCCCGGGGGCGAGCGGTCCCGCTGCCTGCGGGCGGAGGGACCGTGCTGACCAAGATGTACCCGCGCGGCAACCACTGGGCGGTGG GGCACTTAATGGGGAAAAAGAGCACAGGGGAGTCTTCTTCTGTTTCTGAGAGAGGGAGCCTGAAGCAGCAGCTGAGAGAATACATCAGGTGGGAAGAAGCTGCAAGGAATTTGCTGGGCCTCATAGAAGCAAAGGAGAACAGAAACCACCAGCCACCTCAACCCAAGGCCCTGGGCAATCAGCAGCCTTCATGGGATTCAGAGGATAGCAGCAACTTCAAAGAT ACTCTCTGCTCCAGGTTCTCAACGTGA
- the GRP gene encoding gastrin-releasing peptide isoform X5, which translates to MRGSKLPLVLLALLLSLAPRGRAVPLPAGGGTVLTKMYPRGNHWAVGHLMGKKSTGESSSVSERGSLKQQLREYIRWEEAARNLLGLIEAKENRNHQPPQPKALGNQQPSWDSEDSSNFKDVGSKGKAYAHSSLRRKMLLFSPF; encoded by the exons ATGCGCGGCAGCAAGCTCCCGCTGGTCCTGCTGGCGCTGCTCCTCTCCCTGGCGCCCCGGGGGCGAGCGGTCCCGCTGCCTGCGGGCGGAGGGACCGTGCTGACCAAGATGTACCCGCGCGGCAACCACTGGGCGGTGG GGCACTTAATGGGGAAAAAGAGCACAGGGGAGTCTTCTTCTGTTTCTGAGAGAGGGAGCCTGAAGCAGCAGCTGAGAGAATACATCAGGTGGGAAGAAGCTGCAAGGAATTTGCTGGGCCTCATAGAAGCAAAGGAGAACAGAAACCACCAGCCACCTCAACCCAAGGCCCTGGGCAATCAGCAGCCTTCATGGGATTCAGAGGATAGCAGCAACTTCAAAGATGTAGGTTCAAAAGGCAAAG CTTATGCTCACAGCAGTCTTAGAAGGAAGATGCTATTATTCTCTCCATTTTAG